From Peptoanaerobacter stomatis, one genomic window encodes:
- a CDS encoding polyprenyl synthetase family protein, translating to MDIKNVMQADKKLIEDRLMELMNINLTYSSKILDSMRYSLSAGGKRIRPCIFVEVLKSYNIDVKKYLDVACVIEMIHTYSLIHDDLPAMDNDTLRRGKPTNHMVYGDAIAILAGDALLNFAYELLFKFIKNNFQINSVKACEEISNCAGIYGMIGGQVSDIINENKDISSGNLEYIHENKTAKLIIASMVSAGYLANADENDMEHLRKYAYNLGMAFQISDDILDIIGNEKLLGKSVGKDVDEGKNTYPKYFGIEKSKEKLNGYVNSAIDEISEIKDKDMSFFAQLATYIGNRKY from the coding sequence ATGGACATTAAAAATGTTATGCAAGCTGATAAAAAACTTATAGAAGATAGATTAATGGAGCTTATGAATATAAATTTGACATATTCATCTAAGATATTAGATTCTATGAGATATTCACTTTCAGCCGGTGGAAAGAGGATAAGACCTTGTATTTTTGTTGAAGTTTTAAAATCATATAATATAGATGTTAAAAAATATTTAGACGTAGCCTGCGTGATAGAGATGATACATACATACTCGCTCATACATGATGACTTGCCGGCTATGGATAATGATACTCTAAGGCGAGGTAAACCTACAAATCATATGGTGTATGGTGATGCCATAGCTATACTTGCAGGAGATGCACTTCTCAATTTTGCATACGAATTGTTATTTAAGTTTATAAAAAACAATTTTCAAATAAATTCTGTAAAAGCGTGTGAAGAAATATCAAATTGTGCAGGTATATATGGAATGATAGGCGGACAGGTCAGTGATATAATAAATGAAAATAAAGATATAAGCTCAGGTAATCTCGAATATATACACGAAAATAAGACCGCTAAACTTATAATTGCTTCTATGGTATCGGCAGGATATTTGGCAAATGCAGATGAAAATGATATGGAACATTTAAGAAAATATGCTTATAATCTGGGTATGGCATTTCAAATATCAGATGATATACTGGATATTATAGGTAATGAAAAATTACTTGGAAAAAGTGTAGGTAAAGATGTAGATGAAGGAAAAAATACTTATCCTAAGTATTTCGGTATAGAAAAGTCTAAAGAAAAACTTAATGGATATGTAAATAGCGCTATAGATGAAATATCTGAAATAAAAGACAAAGATATGAGTTTTTTTGCTCAGCTTGCAACTTATATAGGTAATAGAAAATATTAA
- a CDS encoding O-acetylhomoserine aminocarboxypropyltransferase/cysteine synthase family protein, giving the protein MDIKNTNISTQCVQAGYLPKGSAEPRVMPIVQSTTYKYENCDALAAAFDLQAPTPIYTRLGNPTLSFLEEKITTLEGGVAAVTTASGQSAILFSVLALTKSGENIISLNNIYGGTHTLFASTLKNMGIEVRFVSSSATADEIYSLIDDNTKLVYAETIGNPALEVLDFEKLSSIAKKADIPLVIDNTFATPYLCRPFELGANIVIHSTTKYMDGHATSVGGVIVDGGNFNWENGKFPQLSTPDESYHGLIYTKAFGKAAFALKIRAGLLRDIGSTMSPFNAFLTTLGLETLHLRMEKHCENALKVAKYLEGHEKIEFVNYPLLESSPSYELAKKYLTKGASGVVAFGVKGGSDNAKAFIDNMKLATLVTHVADVRTHALHPASTTHRQLSEAEQIAGGILPNLVRYSVGIEDADDIIADIKQALEKIK; this is encoded by the coding sequence ATGGATATAAAAAATACTAATATTTCCACTCAATGTGTACAGGCAGGTTATTTACCGAAAGGTTCTGCTGAGCCTAGAGTTATGCCTATAGTACAATCTACTACTTACAAATACGAAAATTGTGACGCTTTGGCTGCTGCTTTTGACTTGCAAGCTCCAACACCTATATATACAAGACTCGGTAATCCTACATTGTCCTTTTTGGAAGAAAAAATAACAACATTGGAAGGTGGAGTTGCTGCTGTTACAACTGCATCAGGACAATCCGCAATACTTTTTTCAGTACTTGCTCTTACAAAATCCGGTGAAAATATAATATCCTTAAATAATATTTATGGTGGCACTCATACTCTTTTTGCAAGCACATTGAAAAATATGGGAATAGAAGTAAGGTTTGTAAGTTCATCTGCTACTGCAGATGAGATATATTCATTAATTGATGACAATACTAAACTTGTCTATGCTGAAACTATAGGCAATCCGGCTTTGGAAGTATTGGATTTTGAAAAACTCAGCTCTATTGCTAAAAAAGCCGATATTCCACTTGTAATAGACAATACTTTTGCTACTCCATATCTTTGCAGACCTTTCGAATTAGGTGCAAATATAGTAATACACTCCACTACAAAATATATGGACGGACACGCTACTTCAGTAGGCGGTGTAATAGTAGACGGAGGTAATTTTAATTGGGAAAATGGAAAATTCCCACAACTTTCAACTCCTGACGAAAGTTATCACGGCTTAATATATACAAAAGCTTTCGGAAAAGCTGCATTTGCTCTTAAAATAAGAGCAGGACTTCTTCGTGATATAGGTTCAACAATGAGTCCTTTTAATGCCTTTTTAACAACACTTGGGCTTGAAACTTTACACCTCAGAATGGAAAAACATTGTGAAAATGCACTTAAAGTTGCTAAATATCTTGAAGGACACGAAAAAATAGAATTTGTAAACTACCCTTTACTTGAAAGCTCTCCTTCTTATGAACTTGCAAAAAAATATCTGACAAAAGGAGCAAGCGGTGTAGTAGCATTCGGAGTAAAAGGCGGAAGCGACAATGCAAAAGCATTCATAGACAATATGAAATTAGCTACATTAGTAACACACGTTGCTGATGTTAGAACTCACGCACTTCATCCTGCAAGCACTACACATAGACAATTATCCGAAGCTGAACAAATAGCAGGCGGTATCTTACCTAATCTTGTAAGATATTCTGTCGGCATAGAAGATGCTGATGATATAATTGCCGATATAAAACAAGCATTAGAGAAAATAAAATAG
- the metA gene encoding homoserine O-acetyltransferase MetA yields the protein MPIIIPKDLPAYDILEKESVFIMNEARATSQDIRPLKIALLNLMPKKIVTETQILRMLANSPLQIDVDLVTLESHESKNTKKEHLLKFYKTFSQIKNNKYDGMIITGAPVEHIDFEEVDYWDELTEVFEFCKTNVHSTMFICWAFQAGLYYYYKIPKYTLSEKLFGVFEHQIIKRKPIVRGFDDEFFIPHSRHTTTKIEDIEKIDELDIIAASKDAGVYMCMCEEKRFIFVSGHAEYDRYTLDEEYKRDLALNKDIKIPQNYYPNDDISKKPYMNWKAHSNLLFSNWLNYHLYQTTPYDIDKI from the coding sequence ATGCCGATAATAATACCAAAAGATTTACCAGCTTATGATATATTGGAAAAAGAATCCGTATTTATAATGAATGAAGCAAGAGCTACAAGCCAGGACATACGTCCGCTAAAAATAGCACTGCTCAACCTTATGCCAAAAAAGATAGTTACTGAAACGCAAATACTTAGAATGCTCGCAAACAGTCCTTTGCAGATAGATGTGGACCTTGTTACGTTGGAATCCCACGAAAGTAAAAATACAAAAAAAGAACATCTGCTTAAATTTTATAAGACATTTTCACAGATAAAAAATAACAAATATGACGGTATGATAATAACAGGAGCTCCTGTTGAGCATATAGATTTTGAAGAAGTTGACTACTGGGATGAACTTACAGAGGTTTTTGAATTTTGTAAGACAAATGTCCATTCAACTATGTTTATATGCTGGGCATTTCAAGCGGGGCTTTACTATTATTACAAAATACCGAAATATACTTTATCGGAAAAACTGTTTGGAGTTTTTGAACATCAAATAATAAAAAGAAAACCTATTGTAAGAGGATTTGATGATGAATTTTTTATTCCACATTCAAGACACACTACTACAAAAATAGAAGATATAGAAAAAATTGATGAACTTGATATAATAGCAGCTTCTAAAGATGCAGGTGTGTATATGTGCATGTGTGAAGAAAAGAGATTTATATTTGTATCAGGTCATGCAGAATATGACAGATATACTCTTGATGAAGAATACAAAAGGGACTTGGCACTTAACAAAGATATAAAAATACCACAAAACTACTATCCTAACGATGATATTTCTAAAAAACCGTATATGAATTGGAAAGCTCATTCAAACTTATTGTTTTCCAATTGGCTCAACTACCATTTATATCAAACAACACCATATGATATAGACAAAATATAA
- a CDS encoding rubredoxin-like domain-containing protein encodes MFIIKSWKCTICGYIHDGETPPEKCPICGYGPEKFMQIANYKKNDKDNK; translated from the coding sequence GTGTTTATCATTAAAAGCTGGAAATGTACAATATGTGGCTATATTCATGATGGAGAAACTCCACCGGAAAAATGTCCGATATGTGGTTATGGGCCTGAAAAATTTATGCAAATAGCCAACTATAAAAAGAATGACAAAGATAATAAATAA
- a CDS encoding Fur family transcriptional regulator, with the protein MLKITDENSYLEELKFRLKEEGFKLTHQRRNIVEVLLNAHGKHMSSEEIYDVVKRGCPEIGLATVYRTLQVLDKLGYTNKLNLDDGCVRYELTLDKNAHNHHHLVCKNCSKIIEVEEDLLDQLEDVIKEKYGFDVENHDVKFNGYCRECSQKLRKA; encoded by the coding sequence ATGCTTAAAATTACTGATGAAAATTCTTATTTAGAAGAGTTGAAGTTCAGACTTAAAGAAGAAGGATTCAAATTAACTCATCAAAGAAGAAACATAGTGGAAGTGCTTTTAAATGCACATGGCAAACATATGAGCAGTGAAGAAATCTATGACGTGGTAAAAAGAGGATGTCCTGAGATAGGTTTAGCCACAGTGTACAGAACATTGCAGGTGCTGGACAAGTTAGGATATACAAACAAACTTAATTTAGATGACGGATGTGTGAGATATGAGTTGACATTGGATAAAAATGCACATAATCATCACCACTTGGTATGTAAAAACTGTTCTAAGATAATAGAAGTAGAAGAAGATTTGCTTGATCAGTTGGAAGATGTTATAAAAGAAAAATATGGTTTTGATGTAGAAAACCATGATGTAAAATTCAACGGATATTGTAGAGAATGTTCACAAAAATTGAGAAAAGCATAG
- a CDS encoding YraN family protein: protein MKIFNFIKGQQGEELAQEYLRKTGYKIIQKNYRTKFAEIDIIAKKDNILSFIEVKSRNNDNFGRPYEAVNGVKIKKIRKNAEIFLSTTDINYDGISFDIIEVFLENKTINHIKSAF from the coding sequence ATGAAAATATTCAACTTTATAAAAGGACAACAAGGAGAAGAGTTGGCACAAGAATATCTCAGAAAAACAGGATATAAGATAATTCAAAAGAATTATAGAACAAAATTTGCAGAGATAGACATAATAGCAAAAAAAGATAATATTTTAAGTTTTATAGAAGTAAAATCAAGGAATAATGACAACTTTGGAAGACCGTATGAGGCTGTTAATGGAGTAAAAATAAAAAAGATTAGGAAAAATGCGGAAATATTTTTAAGTACGACAGATATAAACTACGATGGAATATCATTTGATATAATAGAAGTCTTTCTTGAAAATAAAACTATAAACCATATAAAATCAGCATTTTAA
- a CDS encoding EscU/YscU/HrcU family type III secretion system export apparatus switch protein gives MREEKKAVALKYDEGEDIAPKVIAKGERKVAENILEKAKEHNIPVYKDKKLASQLSNLEIDENIPQELYEAVAQVLLFITKLDSEQL, from the coding sequence ATGAGGGAAGAAAAAAAAGCCGTAGCACTTAAATATGACGAAGGCGAAGATATAGCTCCCAAAGTTATTGCAAAAGGGGAAAGAAAAGTAGCTGAAAACATATTGGAAAAAGCAAAGGAGCATAATATACCTGTTTATAAAGATAAAAAACTTGCATCTCAGCTAAGCAATTTAGAAATAGACGAAAATATTCCGCAAGAATTATATGAGGCTGTGGCTCAAGTATTGTTGTTTATAACAAAGTTGGACAGTGAGCAGTTATGA
- a CDS encoding flagellar hook-length control protein FliK → MRIDIDSIGYRPEFMPQKPSGEVNELNNRGENVRGRIIDVNQNIVLIQTSTGKQFSATTTVPMENFVGQEMSFALMIGLDGELLLKPEIDEKNQKTLVDLKIEDMLNKLGKQITPDNKELIKQMMKASMPINKEQFEEIKELNFAMNLLKSDEFAVNLENGDNEKNLNELLKELQTRKDFGLTNKSETAVLNKETDLKDILLLKNLGLKVNVNNLKSLYDVLNKANVKQDDIIGMNNLINDKEFSRNLRSELENITNIQVEQKDENNFVKTTNVLLENAEKLSFKEMENLNKAFKNIEFKDFSENILTDTIKESVKNPKLQKEIKSDEITEMLKNIEKGLIKKIQQNGKYNKSDLQVEYEKAKEEIKDIISIFSSQSDTAKAIEKQVLPKLDLLMNMAEKYNYNVIPFKVGENYENVLQYYMKKGKKSLKKQDEINVGLSIDTMNYGNVKAMVNYDKKDSLKLDFYTQDKNVKNLFDNNISKLKDILKTIGFSNININVRVNENKSHKLINDVLFDDKNLKSFEMWI, encoded by the coding sequence GTGAGAATAGACATAGATTCCATAGGATACAGACCCGAATTTATGCCACAAAAACCAAGTGGTGAAGTAAATGAACTTAACAATAGAGGCGAAAATGTAAGAGGGAGAATAATAGATGTCAACCAAAATATAGTTTTGATACAGACATCTACAGGCAAGCAATTTTCTGCAACAACGACTGTTCCAATGGAGAATTTTGTAGGGCAGGAAATGTCGTTTGCATTAATGATAGGTTTAGATGGAGAATTGTTGTTAAAACCTGAAATAGACGAAAAAAATCAAAAGACATTAGTAGACTTAAAGATAGAAGATATGTTAAACAAACTTGGGAAACAGATAACTCCTGATAACAAAGAACTTATAAAACAGATGATGAAAGCATCTATGCCTATAAATAAAGAACAGTTTGAAGAGATTAAAGAACTTAATTTTGCAATGAATTTATTGAAAAGCGATGAATTTGCAGTAAACTTGGAAAATGGAGATAACGAAAAAAACTTAAATGAATTGTTAAAAGAATTACAAACAAGAAAAGATTTCGGTTTAACAAATAAATCAGAAACAGCGGTATTAAATAAAGAAACTGATTTAAAAGACATATTGCTTCTTAAAAATCTCGGTTTAAAAGTAAATGTGAACAATTTAAAATCGCTTTATGATGTTTTAAATAAGGCTAATGTCAAACAAGATGATATAATCGGAATGAATAACCTTATAAATGATAAAGAATTTAGTCGAAATCTCAGATCAGAATTGGAAAATATTACAAATATACAAGTTGAACAAAAAGATGAAAATAATTTTGTAAAAACGACAAATGTGCTTTTGGAAAACGCCGAAAAACTGTCTTTCAAAGAAATGGAAAATCTGAATAAAGCCTTTAAAAATATAGAATTTAAAGATTTTTCAGAAAATATACTAACAGACACTATAAAAGAATCTGTAAAAAATCCTAAATTACAAAAAGAGATAAAATCGGATGAAATAACAGAAATGCTTAAAAATATAGAAAAAGGACTCATAAAAAAGATACAGCAAAACGGTAAATATAACAAGTCAGATTTGCAAGTAGAATATGAAAAAGCAAAAGAAGAAATAAAAGATATAATAAGTATATTTTCATCTCAAAGCGATACAGCAAAAGCAATAGAAAAACAGGTATTACCCAAATTGGATCTATTAATGAATATGGCAGAAAAATATAATTATAATGTCATACCGTTCAAAGTAGGAGAAAACTACGAAAATGTATTGCAGTATTATATGAAAAAAGGAAAGAAAAGCCTAAAAAAACAAGATGAAATAAATGTAGGCTTATCAATAGATACAATGAATTACGGCAACGTGAAAGCTATGGTAAACTACGATAAAAAAGACAGCTTAAAGCTTGATTTTTATACACAAGATAAAAATGTAAAAAATTTATTTGATAATAATATATCAAAATTAAAAGATATATTGAAAACCATAGGATTTTCCAATATAAATATAAATGTTCGTGTAAATGAAAATAAATCGCATAAGCTAATAAATGATGTGTTATTCGATGATAAAAATTTAAAAAGTTTTGAGATGTGGATATAG
- a CDS encoding YdbC family protein — translation MAKITFDIKESFGELSKAANGWTKELNLVSWNNREAKYDIRTWDEEHESMGKGITLDKEELIILKGILNNMEL, via the coding sequence ATGGCAAAAATAACATTTGATATAAAAGAAAGCTTTGGAGAGCTTAGCAAGGCGGCAAACGGCTGGACAAAAGAACTTAACCTTGTATCTTGGAATAATAGAGAAGCGAAATACGACATAAGAACTTGGGATGAAGAGCATGAAAGTATGGGAAAAGGTATAACCTTAGACAAAGAAGAGCTTATAATTTTAAAAGGAATACTTAATAATATGGAACTTTAG
- a CDS encoding 4'-phosphopantetheinyl transferase family protein produces MKTYIFLSRLNKKIKTDDYVKYILSKYYFMNFSDIEIIRGQNGKPYIKNSDIKYSVSHKKNYMVAVFSYDEIGIDIEILTDKDYSGIVDRYFFEDERKYILSSISKLEQNKRFFEIWTKKEAYIKKYALNISYIKKIDSLKEDIKTFKMNDLIISVCS; encoded by the coding sequence ATGAAAACATATATTTTTTTGAGCCGATTAAATAAAAAAATTAAAACAGATGACTATGTAAAATATATATTGAGTAAGTATTATTTTATGAATTTTTCAGATATAGAAATAATACGAGGGCAAAACGGTAAACCATATATTAAAAATTCTGATATAAAATATAGTGTGTCCCATAAAAAAAACTATATGGTTGCAGTGTTTTCTTACGATGAGATAGGTATAGATATAGAGATATTAACTGATAAAGACTATAGTGGAATAGTAGATAGGTATTTTTTTGAAGATGAGAGGAAATATATATTATCATCTATATCAAAATTAGAGCAAAATAAGAGATTTTTTGAAATATGGACAAAAAAAGAAGCATATATAAAAAAATATGCTTTAAATATTTCATATATAAAAAAAATAGACAGCTTAAAAGAAGATATAAAAACATTTAAAATGAATGATTTGATAATATCGGTATGTAGTTGA
- the cysK gene encoding cysteine synthase A: protein MIYNNITQTIGNTPVIKLNKLNLGDDTADIYVKLEYFNPAGSIKDRAAYYMIKGLEEEGLLKKGDTVVEATSGNTGIGLALVAKALGYNALFTMPESMSMERRKLLIAHGAKLVLTPAKEGMKGAIQKAEELSTQDGYIMAKQFENNNNVKAHINTTAKEILADFDTLDAFVAGVGTGGTITGVAKALKNNSYPTKIVAVEPKNSPILSGGQHSPHKIQGIGAGFIADITDTSLIDEIIQVSDEDAFKNVKLVSDNEGILFGISSGAALQGAIEIAKKLGKGKKVLFIAPDGGNRYLSVEGLFDIN from the coding sequence ATGATTTACAACAACATAACACAAACTATTGGAAATACACCCGTAATAAAACTTAACAAGCTTAATCTTGGAGATGATACAGCTGATATATATGTAAAATTGGAATATTTCAATCCTGCCGGTTCTATCAAAGACAGAGCTGCTTATTATATGATAAAAGGTTTGGAAGAAGAAGGACTGCTAAAAAAAGGAGATACAGTTGTAGAGGCTACAAGCGGAAATACCGGAATAGGTCTTGCACTTGTTGCAAAAGCTCTTGGATACAATGCTCTGTTTACTATGCCTGAATCCATGAGCATGGAAAGAAGAAAATTGTTAATTGCGCATGGAGCAAAACTCGTTTTAACTCCTGCAAAAGAAGGTATGAAAGGTGCAATCCAAAAAGCTGAAGAGCTTTCAACTCAAGACGGTTATATAATGGCAAAGCAATTTGAAAATAATAATAATGTAAAAGCTCATATAAATACAACTGCAAAAGAAATATTGGCAGATTTTGATACTCTTGACGCATTTGTAGCAGGTGTTGGAACAGGCGGAACTATAACAGGCGTAGCAAAAGCACTTAAAAATAACAGCTATCCTACAAAAATAGTTGCAGTAGAGCCTAAAAATTCTCCTATATTATCCGGAGGGCAACATTCCCCACACAAGATTCAAGGAATAGGTGCAGGATTCATAGCCGATATAACTGACACTTCTCTTATAGATGAAATCATACAAGTAAGTGATGAAGACGCATTTAAAAATGTTAAATTAGTCTCTGACAATGAAGGGATATTATTTGGAATATCATCAGGTGCAGCTTTGCAAGGGGCTATTGAAATAGCAAAAAAATTGGGCAAAGGAAAAAAAGTCTTGTTTATTGCACCGGACGGCGGTAATAGATATTTAAGTGTAGAAGGATTGTTTGATATAAATTAA
- the epsC gene encoding serine O-acetyltransferase EpsC: MGEHIKNNVQIEDFVMLNNKNYNIFEDMIENIKTVKEKDPASTDYFSIFVNTPSVHAVFWHRVAHFLHINKFKFIARFISQIARFFTGIEIHPGAKIGKRLFIDHGMGVVIGETAEVGDDVLMFHGVTLGGTGNHTGKRHPTVKNNVMLSSGAKILGPVTIGENSKIGANAVVLKDIPDNATAVGIPAKVVKLNGIKVSE; the protein is encoded by the coding sequence ATGGGCGAACATATAAAAAATAATGTACAAATTGAGGATTTCGTAATGCTTAATAATAAAAATTATAATATATTTGAAGATATGATTGAAAATATAAAGACTGTAAAAGAAAAAGATCCGGCATCTACGGATTATTTTAGCATTTTTGTTAATACCCCATCTGTTCATGCCGTATTTTGGCACAGAGTTGCCCATTTCTTACACATAAATAAGTTTAAATTTATAGCAAGGTTTATATCACAAATAGCAAGATTTTTTACCGGTATAGAAATTCATCCGGGAGCAAAAATAGGAAAAAGACTCTTTATAGATCATGGAATGGGTGTAGTAATAGGAGAAACAGCCGAAGTAGGAGATGATGTGCTTATGTTCCATGGTGTTACACTCGGAGGAACCGGCAATCATACCGGAAAAAGACATCCTACTGTTAAAAACAATGTTATGCTTTCCTCAGGTGCAAAAATACTCGGACCTGTTACAATCGGTGAAAATTCAAAAATAGGTGCTAATGCAGTAGTGTTAAAGGATATCCCTGATAATGCCACAGCTGTAGGTATACCAGCAAAAGTAGTAAAATTAAACGGTATAAAAGTAAGCGAATAG
- a CDS encoding EAL and HDOD domain-containing protein — MDALFARQPIFTVDNKVVAYELLYRNTKQDDQSTNFEKTIDVLINANTLFSKFDVEMASKRIFLNFDRKLLLDNIIDILSPREHVIEILESVEPDKIIINRIQQLKRLGFRIALDDYTINYPYEEFVDIADYIKVDFIENNVKEIIELSRREKFKKKILLAEKVENENMHNLAVRLNYKLFQGYHYAKPIVHKGNHISINVKTCLDILLMLNKPDVSANGEKFVDLYKIAKHIERDPILSFKIIQITNGVRANLYVKIDSVLRAVTLLGYASLHKWLKILLFQEASTRSKGNNKENVNKEVIKSIIVRTAFVENALAKNPRFKDIIGEAVLVAMVDLFDILFEMPMEDIVSSLDLSKEIIEALIHDKGDLAKILHLVKSYEAGYWDELKNLCDELNLNYSDISDLYVKSLDDSKEVLEELSKEEYV; from the coding sequence ATGGATGCACTTTTTGCAAGACAACCTATATTTACAGTAGATAACAAGGTTGTAGCTTACGAACTTTTATATAGAAATACAAAACAAGATGACCAGAGTACAAATTTTGAAAAGACGATAGATGTACTTATAAATGCAAATACTCTATTTTCAAAGTTTGATGTTGAAATGGCGTCGAAAAGAATATTTCTTAACTTTGACAGAAAGCTTTTATTGGATAATATAATAGATATATTATCTCCAAGAGAGCATGTTATAGAGATATTGGAAAGTGTCGAGCCGGATAAAATAATAATAAACAGAATACAGCAATTAAAGAGGTTAGGATTTAGGATAGCTTTAGATGATTATACTATAAATTATCCATATGAAGAATTTGTAGATATAGCGGATTATATAAAAGTGGATTTTATAGAAAACAATGTGAAAGAAATAATAGAACTTTCAAGAAGAGAAAAATTTAAGAAAAAAATCTTATTGGCTGAAAAAGTGGAAAATGAAAATATGCACAATTTGGCAGTAAGACTTAATTACAAATTATTTCAAGGCTATCATTATGCTAAACCTATAGTTCATAAAGGAAATCATATATCTATAAATGTAAAAACTTGTTTAGATATATTGTTGATGTTGAACAAACCTGATGTTTCTGCAAATGGAGAAAAGTTTGTAGATTTATATAAAATAGCTAAACATATCGAAAGAGATCCTATACTTTCATTTAAGATAATACAGATAACTAATGGAGTTCGAGCAAATTTATATGTTAAAATAGACTCTGTTTTAAGAGCTGTAACTTTGCTTGGATATGCCAGCTTGCATAAGTGGTTAAAAATATTACTGTTTCAAGAAGCGAGTACAAGAAGTAAAGGCAATAATAAAGAAAATGTAAACAAAGAAGTAATAAAGAGTATAATAGTAAGAACAGCTTTTGTAGAAAATGCATTGGCAAAAAATCCGAGATTCAAAGATATTATAGGAGAAGCAGTACTTGTTGCAATGGTTGATTTATTCGATATACTTTTTGAGATGCCTATGGAAGATATAGTGAGCTCATTAGACTTATCTAAGGAAATAATAGAAGCATTGATACATGATAAGGGTGATTTGGCTAAAATACTTCATCTTGTTAAATCGTATGAAGCAGGCTATTGGGATGAATTAAAAAATCTATGTGATGAATTAAATTTAAATTACAGTGATATAAGCGACTTGTATGTGAAATCCTTGGATGACAGTAAAGAAGTTTTGGAAGAATTATCAAAAGAAGAATATGTTTAA